The sequence below is a genomic window from Pseudomonas cannabina.
GCTGTTCGCCGGGGGCATGAGCAAGGAAATCAGTCGCGAATTGTTCGTTCGTCACGATGCCGTCTGCGTACTGCCTTACGACGCCAAGCGTGATGAGGTGGTGCTGATCGAGCAGTTCCGCGTCGGTGCCATGAAAAAAACCGACAACCCGTGGTTGATCGAACTGGTTGCCGGCCTCATTGACAAGGATGAACAGCCGGAAGAAGTTGCTCATCGCGAGGCAGAAGAGGAAGCTGGGCTTGTGTTCGATGCGCTGTGGCCGATCACCAAATACTTCCCTTCGCCGGGCGGCAGTGATGAGTTCGTTCACCTGTACATGGGGCGTTGCAGTAGTGAAGGGGCGGGTGGTTTGCATGGCCTTGAAGCGGAAGGCGAAGACATCCGTGTGACGGTCTGGTCGTTCGATGATGCGATGGATGCAGTCAAGGACGGGAGAATCAAAAACGCTTCAACGATTATCGCCTTGCAATGGCTGGCGTTGAACCGCGCTGAAATAAGGGGGTTATGGTCGTGAATCTATTGCGCGAGCGCTACCGTGTCGATCTTGCCGGGCTGCAGGCTGCGTGTGAAGCCAACTACGCGCGCCTGATGCGCCTGCTGCCCGATATGCGTAACGAACAGCGTTCGCGCCGCGTCGCCGTGACCCAGGGCGACCAGATGCTGGGCGTGCTGGCCGTCGAAGTTCTGCTCGACTGCCCGTACACCACCACCCTGCAAGTCCGCCAGGAACACAGCCTGCCGTGGCTGCCGGTGCCGGTGCTTGAAGTACAGGTCTACCACGACGCACGCATGGCCGAAGTCATCGGTGCCGAACACGCGCGGCGCTTTCGCGGCATCTATCCCTACCCCAATGCCGATATGCACCAACCGGATGAAAAAGCCCAACTCAATCTGTTTCTGGGCGAGTGGCTGAGTCATTGTCTGGCGTGTGGGCATGAGTTTGAAGCAGTGCGGTAGCACGCGTGCTAACCGCACTCTCTTCTTTCTGACGCCTCGTAAACGCTTATTTCAGGTCAAATTCATCGTCCGATCCAAATAGATCATCGGATTGACGTTTGGCCGAACTTGTGCCCGCACTTGCTCCGTGGGCGAATTCATCCTCAGCTACAGATGCACCTGTCCGTGTTTTGGTTACACTGACTCCGTTGAAGAATCGTCTAGGGAGGCGCTGATTTATTCGATTTTTCGTCCCTGCAACGCTCTGGAGGCCTTGATTTATCTGGGGGCAACAGCTGGGTTTTAGAATAAATCAGCGTCTCCCTAGGTGGTCTTAATTTTAGTTGCTCTTGAGCTGCCTTAATTTGGTCTGGGTTTCTTGCCCCCTGGAAAGCGTCCTTTGCATAGTCTATGCCCCAAAGCGCGTCAACCGGCCCCTCATAGCCCTTTACCGGTTTATTTATTAGCTTTGAAAATGTGGCGGCGAATGATTTTTCCTCCCCGTCTGCTGAGTGGCACATGATCAGCCGTACTTTTTCATATTTATTTAAGTCTACTTTTTTTGATTTCAGGAAATCAAAAAACGAATAGGCTGAAAATGATTTTCCACTGTAAGGCCCGCTTCCGCTGTATTCCTCAACCGCCATCATTGCAGGTTCCCCTACGTCGTCAGGCTTCACGCCGTGAGCCATAAACGTAACGCGTTTTCCTTCCTTGTCTACTGTCATAAAGAGCCCATGTTCCAGTTTTCCAGCCTCATCAACCGGAGACACCTTGCGTGGTGCCCAGCGGGTAACGTTGCTCGCTCCATAAGACGACATCCCTAGCTTAAGGAGGCGCTGATTTATTCGATTTTTCGTCCCTGCAACGCTCTGGAGGCCTTGATTTATCTGGGGGCAACAGCTGGGTTTTAGAATAAATCAGCGTCTCCTTAAGTACCTTTATCGTCCCGGTAAGGAACTTTAGGGAGGCGCTGATTTATTCGATTTTTCGTCCCTGCAACGCTCTGGAGGCCTTGATTTATCTGGGGGCAACAGCTGGGTTTTAGAATAAATCAGCGTCTCCTTAGCTGTGGTCCCTTTCTAAATAGGGGCTCAAGCCTGGAGATAAGTCTGCCGGCCCTGCTTGACGTCCAACGTAGCAGTCGACCGCCCAATCTCAATCCCGTTCTAAAGGGGGCATTCGATATGAAACCCAGAGCGGTAGAGGCAATTCCCAGTTTTCGGGCCAGCTCGGGGTTGACGTCCTCCAGTACGTAACTGGCAATATCAAGACCTGCGGAAGCAATAGCCAATGTTGTCACGAGGACGCCCGCAGTAATTGCCAAAGAAGACCCTCCTGTGAAAGGGGTCATCAGAACGCCCGCGACGGCGACACTGGCGTTGACCGCAAGGCCTCTCCAGAAATGGCCCACAGGCTGATGCCTTTCTTCCTGTAATACCTTCACCAAGTCCCTGATTATATTACTGGCGCCCCAGCGGCTGATCATCACATGCCCGCTGGGGTCGAACAGGTTGACCGGGTCGCCTGCGCAGTAGGCGGTATTGTTGATGCCGCCGGCTCCCAAGGGGCTCCAGGTGTCGGGTTGCAACCAATGTCGCTGTGCCGGACTATACGTCCTGTAGCCGTTACCCAAGTGGTAACAGCCCAATACCGGGTCGATGCGCTCGCTATTGAAGCCCAGCCGACATCCGCTATCGAGGTTGGAGCTCTCGCCATAAGGGGTATAGCCAAGTGGGGACAGTTTTACTGCACCAGTTCCATCATGCGCGCTAAATCCAGCAACACCGCTGCTGGGGTCGGTGAGGACGAAGTCTGACCGCACGGTTTCGCCAATACAGGTTTGCTGTACCATATCCTCGCTGAACAGGATACGTTTGAATTCCTTGTTCGCGTCGTCGAACCATGCTTCTCCCGTCAGTTGCGTGCCGTCATACAGCAGTTCACAGGTGTGCTTTGTGGCGCCGACGTATTGAGATATAAGACGGCCAAATGCATCATAGCTATAGCGAGTCAACAGTTTGCCGTCGTTGTCTTTAACGCTCGCCAATTGACCCAGTGGCGTATAGGCCAGCGTGCGTCCCGATTCGTCAGTGGTTTGATTGCCGTTGGCGTCGTAAGCGAGCGTAGCCGTCTGTGTCGATGTTGTTTTGGCTTTGGCGCTTGACCTCAATTCGGTTGTTACAGACAGTCTTCGAGTCGGGTTTTTAATGGTGTCATACGTGTATGTTTGAATACAGGTGCTGCCATCGGCGTAGGTCGAAGAGCATTCGCTCAGGTTGTATAATTCGTCATAACCATAGCTCTGCTTCGAAAGGCTCTTTCCAGCCTGATCCTGAGGCCAGCCTGCAACGTCAGTCTTGCATTCGTAGCTTTTCAGTCGATCCCGGGCATCGTAGGAGAAGCCTTCCGTGCGTTGGAGCACTCCTTCACGCGTCAGGGTTTTACTGCTCACTTGGCCATTGGCCAGGTAACTGTTCGTCAAGGCCAATAACGGTTTGTTGTTGAGTGTATATTCGCGTGCTATCTCTTGGCCGAACGCGTCCCACGTAAAGCGAACGTCAAGGCGTTCACCACTTGCCTGATTGACCACCGTGCGTTGTAGCGGCTCACCAAACGCGGACCAGAGATAGTGATAGTGCAATTCACCATGAATCACACGAACTACACGGTCCAGGTAGTCGCGAAATACCCGCATCTGGCGACCATCTACTGCCGTGCTCGTCAAGAGCCTGCCCTTCAGTGATCGGGTCATTTCGGCCTGCCGACTTCCTCGGGGCGATGTTTGGGTAATACTCGTTAACCCCAGACTTTGCGGTGAGCTTGTAAGGCTGGACCACGCCTCGGCGCTGGTCACCGATACAGGGTTCACAGTGACAGTCAGTACGTTGGGTTGAGAGATTACCCGTTGTGTATGAACTTTCCTGTTGATCGAGAGAGTTGCTGTGCGTCCATCTGCTGAGACGGCTGATTCGAGCAGGGTCTTATCCGGCCTGACGACTGTGCTGGCGGATCCGCCCGGGAATTCATACGTCAACTCTCCTACGGTGGTTTGCCTGGCGGTGGCGGTCGTTTTTTGCGTGCCAAGCACAGTGGATCCGACGTTGAGTTGTGTGATGTAGTCGCTGAGTTTGTGGTACTTACGTTCTGTGCGAGTGCCGTCGGGAGCGATGATAGCTACTGCACGCTCCAACTCGTCATATTCGATGCGATGTTCACTGGTGTTGTTGGTACGGATTTTTATCAATCGCCTTTCATCGTCGAATGTGCGCTCGATAGTCCGGTCGGTTGATGCGTCCTTGGCAGTAGAAGGCCGGAGCGTTTCGAGTAGCGCGGTGTTGCCCTTATCTAAACTCCGCCCGGAAAGCTGCCTTATGAGTTGGGCGCCGCTGTCAGACCCAATAATTTGCTCATTTATAAGGATCCCTGCATCTTCCCGGGTGCAATCGGCCATCCAGGCCATTTTTGAGGCGTCCATAGCCGCCTCGGGTCTGGCATCTTTAGTGCGGCGTAACCCGCCTGGCAAGTAATCGTATAGTGTCTGATTGGTGGCATCGAGGCCGTCATATTCGATGCGCGAGATCACGCAGAACGCTGAATCAGGCAAGATCGTCTGCTTTACGGCCACCCTGACAGGGCGCTGCAAACCGTCATACAGCGTGCGTACCTGTTGCTCGGCCTCGGTGACAGTGACTTGTAATCCCTCGGCGGTAATACTGTAGTCAGTCGTTTCGACAGCTTCTGCTTTCCATGCATTCGCTTCGGTGGCACCCCGTTCCTGCCTCACCAATCGCCCCAAACTATCGCTAACATAGCGAAATTCGAGGCCGTCTATGGTTTCTGACAGCGGTCGCCCGCTCAATCGGGAGAACGTTCGACTGGATATAATCTGTCCCTGCGCCTCGGCGCGAACAGTGCGCCCAACAGAAGGGTTGTCGTCATAGAGCATGCTTGTGGTCAGCGTATTCTGTTGCGTACCCAGCCAGGTGTTCTGTACGACGGATTCTTTCCAGGTAGTTGTGTTATCGATCGCGACGTCGGGACCTGAGCGGCTGATAACCCGCTGCTCAATCAATGCGTTTCTGCGCATCAATGAGGGGTACATGGTTGTAGCATCGAACCTAACTCCGGTCAAAACGACGACTGTTGAGGGCACGAGCAGAGATCGCTGAGTGACCGGATTTTCCCTTGTCTGGTAAGCATAGGCTGTGATTTGCTGACTTTTCGGATAGGCGGGATCATGGACGTATTCTAATTTCACCGGAGGCAGATAGCCTTCGGGTACTTTCGGGCAGGTCAGGGTCGCCAAGTCTTTCGATAGCGGTTTTTCGGCGATCAGCGATAGGTCCAGTCCTTGCCCGCCAGTGTCGGGGTAATACAACCATTCAGTGACGACCCCGTCGACGGCGATACTCTTGGTGAGTTGGCCGATGTTATTGTAGGTGAGTGTCTGGACGGTAGTGGTTTTTTCTGTTTTCGGGTGACTGAGGTCGGCGTAGTCGGTCGTAATTTTAGTGGGCAACCCGAATCCCTTCTCACCCGGACTTGCATCAGTGAACTCCCATTTGGTGATCTTTTCGGCCTGAAACTGGACTTGGAGTTCTTCTCTGGTTTGAAGATGATTCTTATTGAACGAGTGCCAGGTAGCGGTAATATGGTCCGGGTTCTGACGCATAATCTGAACATAATAGCCTGCATTGCCGCCTAACCTGGCAAATTCTATAGCTTCATCATGTGGGCTTATCGGGGCGTCGCTATTAAGGAGGCGCTGATTTATTCGATTTTTCGTCCCTGCAACGCTCTGGAGGCCTTGATTTATCTGGGGGCAACAGCTGGGTTTTAGAATAAATCAGCGTCTCCTTAAGTCCGCTAAAGCCTAAGTAGTTGTTGCCTGAATAAAAATAGTGGTCAGTAATATTGCTTTGGCAAGCGCCTAGAAGTAAGCTGTGCGACATTACGCACGGGAGAGATGGCTGTCGATAGCCTGGAAATGGCATGCCCCCTTTACGGTATGTGACAAGCTCAATCGAGCCATCCTCCTCTTCGATTCTATTGAGCACCCGGTCCAGCGTGGGGTCTGCACAGTAACCGTATTTTAGTTTTTGTGAGACCGCTTGGTTTTTGTCTATGCGTGTCTAATCTGTTAGCGCGTAAGAGGAAAGTTCAAGCCTGACCGTATAAGCCTCATTCGTTTTTGGCCACACGCTTATCTCAACTGTACTCATGCCTGATGAGGGCGCGCTGTAGGTTGAAGAGAGGATGACGTTACCGTCGCTCGATATTTTTTTTAGAAGGAATTGGCCTTGGTTACGGCTCCATTCAATGGACAGGGTGCCTCCTTGCGGTGATGTCACCTCCGACGGAAGCAACTGACCAAACGGTCTTTCCCAATAAGAAATTTTTTTCAAGAGACCTGCTTTGTCTTTCTTCCACTCAGTAACGGATGCATTCCAGTCGACAATACCGGCTACTTTGTAAAGCTCAGGTAGAAGCCCGGCGAGAATGGTTTCGCCGGTATTGGCATCCTGATACAGTTTGAGCAGGTTGGCGTCAGGCGCGGTTCCTGCGTGGGCAGCTTTTAAAAGGATGATCAGTTTTTTACGGAAGGTATCGTTCGGCTCCATCTCATCGCCTTGCGGGGCAGTCAGGACTTCTCGCTTGCCGTTAAGATGGTCCAGTGTGAACGTGCTGTAATCGGCATTGCTGCTGAGCCAATAGCCAGGTTTGGACAGGGTTTTACCTTTCGACAGACCTGCCCATTCCTGGTCAGTCAGCTCACACGTCTGGCCTGTTGCCAGTGTCAGGCGTCGATCTCGGATTTCCAGGCTGGAAAAGCGAAAGGCCCAGCCGTCCCCCAGGCCCGCTTCGTTTCCACGTAGTGCGGAATAGTGCAAGGTGAGATCAATTTCCGGGCCTTGACCGTTCAATCCAGACAGATTTGCGATGGGGTAATGAGCATGAAACAATCCGGTGCGAGGGTCAACCTCGCCGCTCACATCAAACACTTCCGAGCGAAAAGTCGAACCATAATCTTCACACAATGGAGTTGTTGGCGCTGAGCTGATTTTAATTTCTTTTGCAGGTAGGTGTACCGCCTTCGAGTCAATGGTATTGCCCTTTTGATCCAGTCTCAGTACATGAGCAACTGTCAGGTTTTCAATGCTTTGAGGTATGTCCAGATACAAAAAACAAGCTGCTTGATTGCCTGCAAGCGCCTCATGTCTGTTTGTTTTTCTGGTGATAAGCCTGTCTGTATGCCAATCGCTTGATCGGTCATTGAAGTAACAGCAGTCGATAATGCTGATTCCATTTCTCTTGGCTTCGTCAGTCAGTTTTATTAATTGAGTTGAGCTCGTTTTGTCAGCATGGATTGCCAGACAATTATTGGGGTAAAGGGAGAGGCTGCTGAGTGCAGAATATTCGGGTTGGTCATTGGGTCTATTAAGGTATTTCGTGGTTCTCGCGTCTACAAGGAGCGGACCATGGAAAAAGTAGGAGAGATTTTGGTAGTCGCTTCGGTGAAACAACGAATCTTCATATCCACTTGAAAAGGAAAGGAGTTTTTCATCATCGAGTAGGCTGCTTAGCGTGGAGTTTTCGTTGTTTTTGCAGGCTTCGAATAATGCCTCAGGAAATCTCATTACTTGGGTATAGGCTGATCCGTCATTATGGTCTAACAAGCTGAATGCCCATTCTGTGGGTTTGAGTTTTTGTTCTATGTATTTTATGGTATCCAGGTCAATGCGAATCCGAGTGGCAGTGGAGGTGAGGTCTCTAAGGAGACGCTGAACAATTAACCCGTTCGCACCGTCCCCATTTCCAAGCCGGTTTTTTTCAACCTGCCGACCTTATTTTACGTTTCTCGAGCAGATTTCTGCCCTCATTTTGCTGAAAGGCGGGCCAGTCCCGCCTTTCAGACGGATTTATCCTGCCGTCTGTTGTAAATACCGCTTGGCCAGCATCAGATTGGCCAACCCAAACAAACTGAACAACTGCGCTGTATTCTTTTCCAGCCCACGGTAGCGAACCTTGCGATGATTGAAGCGCACCTTGATTACCTGGAAGGGGTGCTCGACCTTGGCACGCAGTTGCGCCTTGGCATATTCAATTTTGCGCTTGACCCGATACAGCACGCTGCCTTCGCCGTGCTGCTTGTAACTGCTTGGCCGTTCTGCAATCGACCAGATAACGTCCCGTTCAGCATGCTCCGGTCGCTTGGCCGCACCGGTGTATCCAGCGTCACCCGAAACATAGGTTTCGTCACCGTGAAGCAACTGGCCAACCTGGGTGACATCCGCCACGTTAGCGGCCGTCCCTACTACGCTGTGCACCAGCCCCGACGTGGCGTCTACACCAATGTGGGCCTTCATCCCAAAGTGCCATTGATTGCCTTTCCTGGCCTGATGCATCTCAGGATCACGCTTGCCTTCTCGGTTCTTGACCGAGGGCGGCGCGGCGATCAGAGTAGCGTCGACGATAGTGCCTTCCTTGAGCAGCAGCCCCCGGCTGGCCAGATGCTGGTTAATCGTTTCAAACAGCAGCCGGGTTAGCTGATGGACTTCCAGCAAGCGGCGAAAACGCAGCAAGGTGGTGGCATCCGGTGCAGACTCGCGACCCAGGTCGATACCCATAAAACCGCGGATGGCCTGGCTGTCGTAGACGGCATCTTCGCAACCTTCATCGGAGAAACCGAAACACTGCTGCACGACGTACATGCGCAACATGCGCGACACCCCTATCGCAGGGCGTCCGCGCTTGCCTGCGGTGTTGCTATAAAACGGCGCCACTTGCGCCTCCAGCAGGGCCCAGGGCACCAACTGTTCAAGGTCAGCCAGGAAGCGATCTCGGCGAGTCTGCTTTTTCTTGCCGGTATATTCGAGTTCGGAGAAGGTCTTCTGCACGCGCGTAACGCTCACGGAGAGGGAGGCTGTTGAAGGAACTTAGTGTGCCAAGGGTGGGGACAGTTGGCTATTTTTGCAGCGCCTCCCTAAGGAGGCGCTGAACAATTAACCCGTTCGCACCGTCCCCATTTCCAAGCCGGTTTTTTTCAACCTGCCGGCCTTATTTTACGTTTCTCGAGCAGATTTCTGCCCTCATTTTGCTGAAAGGCGGGCCAGTCCCGCCTTTCAGACGGATTTATCCTGCCGTCTGTTGTAAATACCGCTTGGCCAGCATCAGATTGGCCAACCCAAACAAACTGAACAACTGCGCTGTATTCTTTTCCAGCCCACGGTAGCGAACCTTGCGATGATTGAAGCGCACCTTGATTACCTGGAAGGGGTGCTCGACCTTGGCACGCAGTTGCGCCTTGGCATATTCAATTTTGCGCTTGACCCGATACAGCACGCTGCCTTCGCCGTGCTGCTTGTAACTGCTTGGCCGTTCTGCAATCGACCAGATAACGTCCCGTTCAGCATGCTCCGGTCGCTTGGCCGCACCGGTGTATCCAGCGTCACCCGAAACATAGGTTTCGTCACCGTGAAGCAACTGGCCAACCTGGGTGACATCCGCCACGTTAGCGGCCGTCCCTACTACGCTGTGCACCAGCCCCGACGTGGCGTCTACACCAATGTGGGCCTTCATCCCAAAGTGCCATTGATTGCCTTTCCTGGCCTGATGCATCTCAGGATCACGCTTGCCTTCTCGGTTCTTGACCGAGGGCGGCGCGGCGATCAGAGTAGCGTCGACGATAGTGCCTTCCTTGAGCAGCAGCCCCCGGCTGGCCAGATGCTGGTTAATCGTTTCAAACAGCAGCCGGGTTAGCTGATGGACTTCCAGCAAGCGGCGAAAACGCAGCAAGGTGGTGGCATCCGGTGCAGACTCGCGACCCAGGTCGATACTCATAAAACCGCGGATGGCCTGGCTGTCGTAGACGGCATCTTCGCAACCTTCATCGGAGAAACCGAAACACTGCTGCACGACGTACATGCGCAACATGCGCGACACCCCTATCGCAGGGCGTCCGCGCTTGCCTGCGGTGTTGCTATAAAACGGCGCCACTTGCGCCTCCAGCAGGGCCCAGGGCACCAACTGTTCAAGGTCAGCCAGGAAGCGATCTCGGCGAGTCTGCTTTTTCTTGCCGGTATATTCGAGTTCGGAGAAGGTCTTCTGCACGCGCGTAACGCTCACGGAGAGGGAGGCTGTTGAAGGAACTTAGTGTGCCAAGGGTGGGGACAGTTGGCTATTTTTGCAGCGCCTCCCTAATGGTGTCGAGAAGCGTGTATGCTACTGAAAGTCTTGATTTATATTTTTCGATTAAAAGTATTGAAAGCTCATTTTTGCTGGTTGCTGATTTCTCATCTTCATCCAATGAGGTTGCCATGGCTGCAGGTGCCGAAACACAAACCAGCCCCGTAAAGCCGGGTGCTGACATCCTGACCTGCAATGTCCCCTCCACTTGCCAGACGACTCCGTACGTTGCGGCGGGGTCTGACAAGGTCGATGCCTTGACCTTTGCTTCCCCAATCCGTACATAAATATTCAGTGGTGAAGCTTTAAGCGAAGATGCCCATGTCATCAGCCATTGTGCCTTCTTGCGCTCTTTTTCATCAGTAGGTTTGTAGATGTGCTCAGCGATCAAGGGAGACGCTGATTTATTCTAAAACCCAGCTGTTGCCCCCAGATAAATCAAGGCCTCCAGAGCGTTGCAGGGACGAAAAATCGAATAAATCAGCGCCTCCCAAGGTATTGGAATACTCATCCCAGACTTGGGTGCGTAACTCCTCATCGTCGTTCAGATCGCGTGAAGGTGTTACTTGAAGGCGGGTGGTCCAGGTGGTTGGCGTCAGTGTGACCGCAATTTCCGATACCTGCGGTATCCACAGTGCATTGCCCGATGCCGCGGCGGCGATTTTACCGTCGGCATTCTGTATACCTGTTTTAGTAAAGCGGCACTCACGATCGAATTGGCTCATCAAGTCCATCTGCCAGTCAACCGTGTTCAACCGCTTGGGATCAGGCGTAAAGATGAAGTGTTCGTGCAGAGCCTGAGTACTGATGTCTCTGACCTCTAACCTTAGCTGGGTGTCTGCCTGAAGGGGGTGGTCAGGCAGTGCGAGCCCTTCGACCCAATTGTTTTTCACGGCGGCCGTGGTGAATGCACGGTAAGCGTTACTGTAATGCCAAAGTCGCGGTTGGCCATCGGACGTTGAAAAAACTCCGGAGGTGTCCATATGACCGGCCTTCAGTTTACTGCCTTTCTTGTTGATCTCATTTGCAAACGCAATGGGCCATGCCGCCTTTCCTTTGTTTGCAGCGGTCGCTGTAAACTCGATGGTCTCCACCAATGAGCCGTCTACAAGGCGAACCAGCCAGGCGAAAAGTTTTTCGCCGATATCAAGATCACGATCTGCGCGTATTACGCTGGGGCTTGTCCAGCCGTGAGCAGCCGTTCCAACGTTATCTTGTTCGAAGCCTGTCATATCCGGCAGCGTGTCGTTGGGCTGGTTCGTGAGTGCGTAGACTAGCTTGGGCGGGCTGGTAAAAGGCTGTGCATCAGTGCCTGTTTTTGGAGGAGCGTCGATTGGCGGAGGCGCTTTGGTTTCCTGATCAATGCCGGTTTTCGGATCAAAGACACTCGCTGTCAGTTTGCTGTAATCGGCTTTTAATGCGCGCCTGGAGAACTCCCGACCGTCGATTGCGTAGACGTTGATCATCGAAACCGAGACTTCGGTGTTGCCGGGCTTCTCGATGATAATCAGTTCATCAGTCTTGAAATCAATTCGTTTGACGACACCGGACACATAGTTATTCTTGCCATATTGGAGCTGTAAATTCAGCGAGGATGCCCGAGTCTTTGCGTTAAGTTCGTATGTCTCGAAATAGGCAGCGTATTCGGCATCAATATATTGGATTGCCACTTCACGCTGAGCATTGATGTCAGCGATAAGTAATTGGATGTCTTCGGTTTCTTTTTTTGAAATATCCATAGTAGCGTCACCTGCCCGTTATTCATGCGAAATTTATAAGAAGGTTCGTAGGCATGGTCAGCGCCACTGCACGAACACCAACTCAGTCAAGCTACTCTCAGACACGGCACCTGTGACCTGTCATTTTTGTCAGGTGCTGATTCCCCTGAAGCGGAGTACGCTGAAGTTTTTTAAAGTCACTTCGTAATGGATCGCTGAATGTCCGCCTGCCATTGCCGTAAGTTGACTCAGCCTCGACACTTGTGCTCGCAGAGCATCTCTGCCCCCAATGCCATATGGGCACATTTCAGGTTATGTCCTGATTGCCGGGCTTATTGTTTTCAGGGTGCTCAAGCGTCGAGCGAATCAGCAAATGTGACCAAATGCTCACCCGCACCCACATTCCCGGTTTACCCGCTCGCTGGCGCATCACATAATCGCGCTGAATCCTCCCTGGGAGACGGCCTTGCCAAGCGCAGCCCCTTCATCGTCAGTTTTGCTGGTCCAGCTATCCGACAGCCACCTGTTCGCCGAGGCGGAGGGGGCATTGCTGGGCATGAGTACCCGCGACAGTCTGGAACGAGTCGTCGAGCGGGTGCTGGCCGAGCAGCCGCAGATTGATCTGGTCGTGGCCAGTGGGGATATTTCTCAGGATGGCAGCGTCGAGTCTTATGAGGCGTTTCGCCGGATAAGCGCGCAGATCGCTGCGCCTGCGCGCTGGTTTGCCGGTAATCATGATGAATTGCCGCAGATGGAGCATGTCGCGCAGGGTGAGGGGCTGCTTGATCCGGTTGTGGATATCGGCCAGTGGCGGGTGACGTTGCTGGATTCGGCGGTGCCTGGCTCGGTGCCGGGTTTTCTGGCGAATGAGCAATTGCAGTTGCTGGAGCGGTCGTTGAGTGAGGCGCCTGACCGGCATCATCTGGTTTGTCTGCATCATCATCCGGTGGCTATTGGCTGCGAATGGATGGCGCCCATCGGCCTGCGCAATGCCGATGCGTTGTTTGCGGTGCTGGATCGATTCCCGCAGGTCAAAGCCGTGCT
It includes:
- a CDS encoding NUDIX domain-containing protein, translating into MTQNTRTAPTAFETISRENCFKGFYKLDKLHVRHELFAGGMSKEISRELFVRHDAVCVLPYDAKRDEVVLIEQFRVGAMKKTDNPWLIELVAGLIDKDEQPEEVAHREAEEEAGLVFDALWPITKYFPSPGGSDEFVHLYMGRCSSEGAGGLHGLEAEGEDIRVTVWSFDDAMDAVKDGRIKNASTIIALQWLALNRAEIRGLWS
- a CDS encoding DUF1249 domain-containing protein — translated: MVVNLLRERYRVDLAGLQAACEANYARLMRLLPDMRNEQRSRRVAVTQGDQMLGVLAVEVLLDCPYTTTLQVRQEHSLPWLPVPVLEVQVYHDARMAEVIGAEHARRFRGIYPYPNADMHQPDEKAQLNLFLGEWLSHCLACGHEFEAVR
- a CDS encoding RHS repeat domain-containing protein gives rise to the protein MRQNPDHITATWHSFNKNHLQTREELQVQFQAEKITKWEFTDASPGEKGFGLPTKITTDYADLSHPKTEKTTTVQTLTYNNIGQLTKSIAVDGVVTEWLYYPDTGGQGLDLSLIAEKPLSKDLATLTCPKVPEGYLPPVKLEYVHDPAYPKSQQITAYAYQTRENPVTQRSLLVPSTVVVLTGVRFDATTMYPSLMRRNALIEQRVISRSGPDVAIDNTTTWKESVVQNTWLGTQQNTLTTSMLYDDNPSVGRTVRAEAQGQIISSRTFSRLSGRPLSETIDGLEFRYVSDSLGRLVRQERGATEANAWKAEAVETTDYSITAEGLQVTVTEAEQQVRTLYDGLQRPVRVAVKQTILPDSAFCVISRIEYDGLDATNQTLYDYLPGGLRRTKDARPEAAMDASKMAWMADCTREDAGILINEQIIGSDSGAQLIRQLSGRSLDKGNTALLETLRPSTAKDASTDRTIERTFDDERRLIKIRTNNTSEHRIEYDELERAVAIIAPDGTRTERKYHKLSDYITQLNVGSTVLGTQKTTATARQTTVGELTYEFPGGSASTVVRPDKTLLESAVSADGRTATLSINRKVHTQRVISQPNVLTVTVNPVSVTSAEAWSSLTSSPQSLGLTSITQTSPRGSRQAEMTRSLKGRLLTSTAVDGRQMRVFRDYLDRVVRVIHGELHYHYLWSAFGEPLQRTVVNQASGERLDVRFTWDAFGQEIAREYTLNNKPLLALTNSYLANGQVSSKTLTREGVLQRTEGFSYDARDRLKSYECKTDVAGWPQDQAGKSLSKQSYGYDELYNLSECSSTYADGSTCIQTYTYDTIKNPTRRLSVTTELRSSAKAKTTSTQTATLAYDANGNQTTDESGRTLAYTPLGQLASVKDNDGKLLTRYSYDAFGRLISQYVGATKHTCELLYDGTQLTGEAWFDDANKEFKRILFSEDMVQQTCIGETVRSDFVLTDPSSGVAGFSAHDGTGAVKLSPLGYTPYGESSNLDSGCRLGFNSERIDPVLGCYHLGNGYRTYSPAQRHWLQPDTWSPLGAGGINNTAYCAGDPVNLFDPSGHVMISRWGASNIIRDLVKVLQEERHQPVGHFWRGLAVNASVAVAGVLMTPFTGGSSLAITAGVLVTTLAIASAGLDIASYVLEDVNPELARKLGIASTALGFISNAPFRTGLRLGGRLLRWTSSRAGRLISRLEPLFRKGPQLRRR
- a CDS encoding IS5 family transposase, which translates into the protein MQKTFSELEYTGKKKQTRRDRFLADLEQLVPWALLEAQVAPFYSNTAGKRGRPAIGVSRMLRMYVVQQCFGFSDEGCEDAVYDSQAIRGFMGIDLGRESAPDATTLLRFRRLLEVHQLTRLLFETINQHLASRGLLLKEGTIVDATLIAAPPSVKNREGKRDPEMHQARKGNQWHFGMKAHIGVDATSGLVHSVVGTAANVADVTQVGQLLHGDETYVSGDAGYTGAAKRPEHAERDVIWSIAERPSSYKQHGEGSVLYRVKRKIEYAKAQLRAKVEHPFQVIKVRFNHRKVRYRGLEKNTAQLFSLFGLANLMLAKRYLQQTAG
- a CDS encoding IS5 family transposase; translated protein: MQKTFSELEYTGKKKQTRRDRFLADLEQLVPWALLEAQVAPFYSNTAGKRGRPAIGVSRMLRMYVVQQCFGFSDEGCEDAVYDSQAIRGFMSIDLGRESAPDATTLLRFRRLLEVHQLTRLLFETINQHLASRGLLLKEGTIVDATLIAAPPSVKNREGKRDPEMHQARKGNQWHFGMKAHIGVDATSGLVHSVVGTAANVADVTQVGQLLHGDETYVSGDAGYTGAAKRPEHAERDVIWSIAERPSSYKQHGEGSVLYRVKRKIEYAKAQLRAKVEHPFQVIKVRFNHRKVRYRGLEKNTAQLFSLFGLANLMLAKRYLQQTAG
- the cpdA gene encoding 3',5'-cyclic-AMP phosphodiesterase, encoding MPSAAPSSSVLLVQLSDSHLFAEAEGALLGMSTRDSLERVVERVLAEQPQIDLVVASGDISQDGSVESYEAFRRISAQIAAPARWFAGNHDELPQMEHVAQGEGLLDPVVDIGQWRVTLLDSAVPGSVPGFLANEQLQLLERSLSEAPDRHHLVCLHHHPVAIGCEWMAPIGLRNADALFAVLDRFPQVKAVLWGHVHQEFDQVRNGVRLLASPSTCIQFAPGSVDFKVDNSAPGYRWLRLHDDGRLKTGVSRVEGMLFEVDESGTGY